The DNA region GAAGCTGCTACTTCTTCAGCACTTGCAGCTGATTCTTCTGAAACAGCTGATATACTTTGAATTTCATCTACCATATTATTAGTTTCATCTTTAACCTTTTCAATAGCTTCAGCAATATCATTAACCTGATTTAATATTCTATTTATAGAATCAGAAATTTGATAAAATGCATCAGTTGTATTTTGGCTAAGACTTTCTTGTTCTTTAAAAATTTCTAATGTATCTCTTGTAACTGATACAACATTTTTTATGTCATTGATCATATCTGTTAATATACTGTTTATTTGTTCAACAGAATCTTGAGATTGTTCTGCTAATTTTCTTATTTCATCGGCAACGACGCTGAATCCACGTCCTGCTTCGCCTGCTCTGGCTGCTTCTATAGAAGCATTTAAAGCTAGTAAATTTGTCTGTTCTGAAATAGAGCTTATAAGATTTGTTATCTGACTAATTTTCTCAGATTTTTTATTTAGGTTTTCTATTGAATTAGAAACATTTCTAATTGATTCAGCACTTTGTTTAAGTTTGCTATTTTGATTATTAATTATTTCAATTCCACGGTCAGCTAATAATTTGGATTCATTTGATAGTTTAGCAGATTCTATTGATTTATCAGAAATAGTTTCAATAGATTTTACTATTTCATTAACAGAATTAGATGTATTTTCAATGCTAGTAGCTTGTTCGCTGCTACCAGAAGCAAGTTCATCAATTGCTACAGCTATCTGATCTGATATTTCACTGACTTGAGATGAAGATTCTGAAAGATCTAACGCTGCTTTATTAACTTTTTCAGAAGCTATATTGATGTTATTTAATAAATTTTTAAGGTTATTATTCATTTCTTTAAAAGCAAAAGCTAGTTTCCCTATTTCATCTTTGCTTTTTATATCTATATTTTGAGTTAAATCTCCTTCAGATAATCTGTTAGCAAAAAAGACTAATTTTGCTATTGGTTTTGTTATACTCAATGAAAATACGTATCCAATTGCTGATGCAGCTAAAATAATTATAATTGTTGTTATAAATGTAAATAATCTGACATTATTAAGTGGTGCAAAAGCTTCTTTATAAGGTTGCTGAACTATTACTCCTCCATTAAGAATAGGTACAGGTCTATATGAACCATAGTATTTTATACCATCAATTTTATATGTTGTAGTTCCGATTTTATTTTTAAGAACTTCTTTTACAGGAGCTATATCAGAATATGATTTCCTTTCTTCAACTATATTTTTATTTGGATGAGCAAGTATTTTACCTTCAGAATCTACAACAAAACCGAAACCTGTTTTACCAATAGTTATTTCTTTTCTAAACTTTTCAATAGAACTTAAATCTACAAAAGCACCTAAAATAGCTGTTATATTGTTGTTACTATCAAAAATAGGGGTTGCTATTACAATAGAAGGTTTACCAGTGATGCTTGAAATCAAAACATTACTTATTACTGTTTTCTTTTTTTCTTTTACATCTTTTATGTACTGACGTTTAGATAAATCTGAATAGATAGTTTTACCATCGGACCTTGCTATTTGATAACCTTTTAAATTGGTTACAAATAGTAAAGAAAGGTCTTTTTGCTTAGCTTGAATGGATTTTAATATTTTAGTTTGTGAGTCTCTGTCTAAAGAAGTAATACCCTCAAGGTTAGAAATTGATTCTAATAATTTAATTTTTTCGTATAGAAATGTTTCAATTTGATTTGATAAAATTTTAGATAGATTACTACTAGTATCTTCTAACTCATGTAAAATAACATCTTTCTGATTAAAATAAGAAATTAATCCAGATGCTGCTGAAGATAAAAATACTAGTGTGATAATTACAAGAATAAGTTTTGTTTTTAGCTTTAGATTTTTCAATTTAATCCTCCTAACATATCAAATGTTACACAATATCAAAAATATTCGACAAAATATTAGTAAATCCTTCAAGTGGTTTGAAAAAGATTAATTTACTTTTTTATGGGTAATATGTATATTAATATAGAAAGTTTTTCTATTATAGATGAGGGGAGTTTAGTATGGAGGAAATAAAAAAAATAATTGATAAACAGAGAGAATATTTTAGAAAAGGTATTACTTTAGATATAGATTTTAGAATTAATATGTTAAAAGTATTGAGAAGAGCAATAATAGAAAATGAAAGGCTGATTTTAAAGGCTTTAAAAGAGGATTTGAAAAAGTCCGATTTTGAGGGGTACGAAACAGAGATAGGAATTGTATTAGATGAAATGAGATATGTTATAAAAAATTTAAGATCTTGGGCTAAACCTAAAAAGGTAAAAACTCCAATAACTCAATTTATATCAAATAGTTACATTTATTCAGAACCTTATGGCGTAACTTTGATTATTGCTCCTTGGAACTATCCGTTTCAACTAGTGATGGCTCCACTTATAGGTTCTATTTCTGCTGGAAACTGTTCTATTATAAAACCTTCTGAGTATGCTCCTTATACTTCTAAAATAATTTCTAAAATTATTTCGGAAAACTTTGAAGAAGAATTTATAGCTGTAGTTGAAGGGGGAATTGAGGTAAATAAGGCTCTTCTTAAAGAAAAGTTTGATTATATTTTCTTTACAGGTAGTGTTAATGTAGGCAAAATTGTAATGGAAGCTGCTTCAAAGTATTTAACACCTGTTACACTAGAACTAGGTGGAAAAAGTCCATGTATAGTAGATGAAGATGCAGATATTGATTTAGCTGCAAAAAGAATTGTATGGGGGAAGTTTTTAAATGCTGGACAGACTTGTGTAGCTCCTGATTATCTATATCTTCACAAGAATATAAAAAACCATTTTATAAAGAGTGCTGTTAAGTTTATAAAAGGATTTTTTGGAGAAAATCCTTTAAAAAGTGAAGATTATACAAGAATCATTAATATAAAGCACTTTAATAGATTAAAAAATCTATTGAAAGATGGAGATATATTATATGGTGGAGATTTTGACGAAGAAAAACTATATATTGCACCGACAATAATAGATAATGTAACTTGGGAAGATTCTGTAATGCAGGAAGAGATATTTGGACCTATTTTACCTCTATTGGTGTTTGAAGAATTAGATGAAGTAATAGAAACTGTTAATATACATCCTAAGCCTTTAGCTTTATATTATTTTTCAAATGATAAAGAAAAGCAGGAACGTGTAATAAAAGAGATTTCTTTTGGTGGAGGGTGTATAAATGATACTATAGTGCACCTTGCTACACCTTATCTTCCTTTTGGTGGTGTTGGTAATAGTGGCATGGGTAGCTATCACGGTAAAGCGAGTTTTGATACTTTTTCACATAAAAAAAGTGTTTTAAAAAAATCTAATTTGATAGATATTCCTCTTAGATATCCACCATATAAAGGTAAGATTAACTTATTAAGAAAGATATTAAAGTAATTAAAAGCAACCAAATTTTGGTTGCTTTTATGCTTAATAATTTGTTTAAATCGAAGATTTTGTTATTTTTTATATCTAAATGGATGAACAGTAGAAATTTCGTAGTTAAAGTTAAATAGTTCTGGATAGTTCATATAAAAGTCACCGTTTATAGTGGAAGAAGTATGAGTATAAGGCATTGTATTTTCTCCACTAGTAATATTAGTATATCCTTCTGGTGTTATATCAGTGTATAATGCCCCCATTTGTTCTTTTACTTCAGCTATATTTTTCAATTCAACAGGTTCAGGGGCTTGTAAGTTGTTATTTTTTGTTTTTTTCATACTTCACACCTCAACTTTTAAAATTAAGAACAAAATTTTTGATAAAATAAATTAAAGAAGATTTTGATGAAATCCATTACGGAAATTATATTTTAATTATCTACAATTTAATAATGTATATAATTTCCTATGGATTATAAGAATTTAATAAGGTCAGGATTATTCCTGACCTTTATTTTTTTGAATAACTTATAACTTTTAACTAAATCTTTATATTTATTCTTTGCACAATAGAAAAAAAATATACTGAATATTTACAGCAAATTAGAAATAAATTAGATTTATTATCTATTGTTTCCATTTCATGAATTTATTTTCAATAAACGCAACTCCTTGATACATTACAGCAGCGAGTATTGCTAAAATGAATACATTTATCATTACTAAATCTAATTTAAATACTTGAAAACCATATACAATTAAATAGCCGATACCTGCTTTTGATACTAAGAATTCTCCAACAATAACTCCGACCCAAGATAGACCAATGTTAATCTTTAAAGAACTAATCATTGTAGGTACACTTGCAGGTATTATGACTTTTTTTAATATTTGAAATTTAGTTGCGCCAAAGGTTTTTAACATTCTTATTTTATCTTCGTCTACTTCTTTAAAGCCGTTATACACATTCATGATAGTTATGATAATAGATACAGCAATTGCAGTTGCTATAATACCAGTATATCCAGCACCAACCCAAAGTATTAAAATTGGTGCTAATGCGGTTTTAGGTAAACTATTTAATACTACAAGATACGGGTCTAATACTTTTGAAATAAAATCTGACCACCATAGAAGTATAGCTACTAGAATACCTAGTATAGTTCCGATAGTAAAACCAAATACATTTTCCATAACAGAAATTCCTATATGCTCAAATAGAGAACCGTTTTTCAAGAGCTTTATAAACAAGTTCCAGATTTCAGATGGATAACTTGTAAGGAATGTATCTATCCATCCTAGTCTGGCTGAAATCTCCCATAAAACCATGCAAACAATGATTATTGCAATTTGAGTAATTTTAATAGTCATTTTTCTCTTTTTAAGTTTTTTGATATATTCTTCATGCTCTTTAGACATGAATATCCAGCTCCTTCCATATTTTATTGAAGTAGTACCTAAATTCAGGAGCTTCTCTACTTCGCATAGGTGTTCTAATACCATCTGGGCAGGTTAATTCAATATTAACTATATCTTTAATTGTTGCTGGTCTTTTAGATAATACTACAACTCTGTCTGCTATAGATATAGCTTCTGCTATATCATGCGTAACCATTATTGCAGTTTTTTCTTCTTTTTTCAGTATAGTTCCTATTTCATCTGCAATAGCAAGTCTAGTTTGATAATCGAGAGCAGAGAAAGGTTCATCTAAAAGGAGAATATCAGGTTTTACAGCCAATGTCCTAATTAAAGCAGCTCTTTGTCTCATGCCACCTGAAAGCTGGCTTGGGTAATGGTGTTTAAAATCTCCTAGTCCATATGTATCAAGGAGCTTTTCTACATATTTTTTTGTTTCTTTGTTTACTTTTTTCTGTATTTCTAATCCAATTAAAGCATTACCTAAAATGGTTCTCCATTCAAACAAATGGTCTCTTTGAAACATATAGCTTATTTCTTTATTTGTCTTTTTCAACTTTTTTACCATTAATAACTTAGAAAGTTCTAAAAGGAGGTAAATTTTGATAGATAGAAGATTGTGGATTTTAAGAATTGCACTAGTTATTTTGTTAATTATAATGACTCTTTTTTATTTATATATTCAACCAATTCATATTAATAAGCGATTTCAAGCAATAAGGTATTCAACTATTAATAAAGAATTTTTAAATATTAATTTAGATGAAATAAATGAATATACACATGTAAAGGCAAATATCAATTGGAATTTTTATACTATAATTGATGGATTAAAATTTCATAAATATTTTCAAGGTAAAATATCAATTTATGAAGGTAGATCTGAAAACATCATATATGTGTATAAAGCATACTTAGGAAATGACAATGTATATAAGGGAGAAATTTTTTTAAAAGGTCAAGGCTCAACTAAATCAGGTTTAATATTTATTGATGCTAGCGGAAATGAAATTAAAAAAATTCTTGTATTTTATCATATAGGTCCTACTACTTATGAACTTATTTCAATACCATCGGAAACTATAAACCAAGCCTTTGAAGTATATAAATTTTTCTATTAATTATAATATTTCGTATTATACAGAATAGTTTAAATATACTATATAAGACCTAAAAAAAGGAAACGATAGAACCATCCCATTGTTTCTATGAAAAACAACTAAATAAATCAAAACATTTAAAAGTTTTTTTAAGAAGTGATAACCTCTTTGGAGGTGTAGAGATGAGGGGAATAAAGATAGTTTTCATATTTGTATTTATAATCAGTCTTAACATCAGGGTACACAGAGATTATTCCAATTGGCGAAGGAGTAAAAGCTTTTATAGGCTGGGATTACAAAGGAAATAGTTTTTATGGAACAGACTACTTAATGACCAAGGAATGATGTTATGAAAGGAGTTTAAAATATATGAATAAAATTGAGTATTAGAACAAAATCTTCGAATAAATTAAATAAATTATAAATTAAGGTAGATTTTGTTGAAATCCATTACGGAAATTATATTGAATTTATCTATAATTCAATGAAGTTTATAATTTCCTATGGATTATAAAATAATAACTATTATTGGCGTAGGTATTACAGTCAGTTCTATGATTAATGTCTTAAAATTCCCACAAATACTTACTTTTGCAATAGGTATAGGTTTAATAGCAGGAGGGTTGTTGGCATATAAAGGTAATAGATAAAACTTATTATGGGAACTATTACTTTATTTTCTGTGAAATGATGTATAAAAATAAAAGGTTTTAAAAGATCTAAATAATTGTATAATTTATATGTGCAAATATATATAGAAGGGAAGGGAGCTTATGCCACATATAAGAGTGAGAGGAATGGAATTAGATCAGTTAAAAAAGGTGAGCAAGGAGATGATAGATGATCTACAAAATATTATAGAGTGTCCTAGGGATTATTTCACATTGGAATATATACATAGTACATTTATTTTTGATGGAGAAGTTTCAAAAGGATATCCTTTTATTGAAGTATTATGGTTCGATAGAGGACAAGAAGTACAGGATAGAGCAGCAAGTGCAATAACTGATAGAGTGAAGAAATTTGGTTATGAAGATGTATGTGTAATATTTACTGATTTACCAAAGCACAAATACTATGAAAACGGACAACATTTTTAAAAACTAATGAAAAACATATGCAACAAAAAGTCGTCAATCTCTAATAATACAAAAACCCTTAGTGATTGACGACTCTTTGTTTTTTGGAATCAGAATAGCTATAGCATAGTATTTTCAATGGTTTAAAGTATATTTATAAGCAAGGAATATATAGATAAAAACAAAACCTGAAATAAAGTACGATAATAATAGAGACTTTTAGACAAAGGAAAATTGAAATTAGTAAAGAAATGTTAATTATAGAATTTGTAGTTTGATAAAGGGATTTGTAAATTCTGAATTAACATATTTAAGGGGGATTTGTGTTGAAAAAAATAGTTTTTTTCTTATTTTTATTATGATTAGTTCATTGGTTTTAAATATATATTATTACATGCAAATAAAAGAATTACGTTCAATTACTTATAACATGTTTACGAAAAGTCTTGATTTAACAAGTTCTTTTCTTAAGCCTGATAAAGTACCTTCTAAATTATGTTTGATTGGAATATCATATATAGATTTTTTGATGAGTAATGATAATACTTATAGTTTTATTAAAGAGTTACGCCCTGGATCCAACTGGAGATTAGTTGCTGAAAGTATATATGAATTTAATTTAAACCAAAAGAAAATGACAAATGTGGATGTTGAATATTTGAAAAAACAAAGCGAAATATTTGATGAATTACATAAACTTTTCATTAGAAACAATTATAAAACAATTAATAGAACTGAAACTAAGGAATTGTTTGGAAAATTGGTAGAAAATGCAAGAGAATATTTCGATAATAAAATGAAAAACTATTAATTTTCAAAAACAAAACGGTTCTTTTTCTTTATTACTACTGTAATAGTGCATGATGAAGAGCCTAGACGATTGGCTAGTATTAGAAATTATAATTTCTTATTTAGGTGTATATTCAAGAGTAGAAAATATTATATAAAACACGATTTTCGATGGTTGCAAGATGCTGTTGGAAGATATACTGATGTTAATAGAACTATTTACTAATTTTAATAGTTATTATTATGGTAGAAAAATAAAATTAAGTTAAAATCAAGCAATAGTTCATAATATAGAATTTGAAAACCTTAATAAGGTTAATTTTTCTATTAAAGGGGGCAAAATAAGTGCAACATAAAAGAATTAAGTTACTGTTAGTGTTATTACCAATATTTATCTTAACTAATTGTACGGTAAAAAATTTAGAAGCGAATATTAGGCAAATTAAGTTTAATGACATAAAATTTGTTGAAGATTATAATCATATAAAGAAAAGATTAAAACTAAGTGATAATACTAAACTACAAAATTTATTTTTAACTTT from Caloranaerobacter ferrireducens includes:
- a CDS encoding ABC transporter ATP-binding protein: MKKTNKEISYMFQRDHLFEWRTILGNALIGLEIQKKVNKETKKYVEKLLDTYGLGDFKHHYPSQLSGGMRQRAALIRTLAVKPDILLLDEPFSALDYQTRLAIADEIGTILKKEEKTAIMVTHDIAEAISIADRVVVLSKRPATIKDIVNIELTCPDGIRTPMRSREAPEFRYYFNKIWKELDIHV
- a CDS encoding ABC transporter permease, whose product is MSKEHEEYIKKLKKRKMTIKITQIAIIIVCMVLWEISARLGWIDTFLTSYPSEIWNLFIKLLKNGSLFEHIGISVMENVFGFTIGTILGILVAILLWWSDFISKVLDPYLVVLNSLPKTALAPILILWVGAGYTGIIATAIAVSIIITIMNVYNGFKEVDEDKIRMLKTFGATKFQILKKVIIPASVPTMISSLKINIGLSWVGVIVGEFLVSKAGIGYLIVYGFQVFKLDLVMINVFILAILAAVMYQGVAFIENKFMKWKQ
- a CDS encoding DUF1904 domain-containing protein, with amino-acid sequence MPHIRVRGMELDQLKKVSKEMIDDLQNIIECPRDYFTLEYIHSTFIFDGEVSKGYPFIEVLWFDRGQEVQDRAASAITDRVKKFGYEDVCVIFTDLPKHKYYENGQHF
- a CDS encoding aldehyde dehydrogenase, which produces MEEIKKIIDKQREYFRKGITLDIDFRINMLKVLRRAIIENERLILKALKEDLKKSDFEGYETEIGIVLDEMRYVIKNLRSWAKPKKVKTPITQFISNSYIYSEPYGVTLIIAPWNYPFQLVMAPLIGSISAGNCSIIKPSEYAPYTSKIISKIISENFEEEFIAVVEGGIEVNKALLKEKFDYIFFTGSVNVGKIVMEAASKYLTPVTLELGGKSPCIVDEDADIDLAAKRIVWGKFLNAGQTCVAPDYLYLHKNIKNHFIKSAVKFIKGFFGENPLKSEDYTRIINIKHFNRLKNLLKDGDILYGGDFDEEKLYIAPTIIDNVTWEDSVMQEEIFGPILPLLVFEELDEVIETVNIHPKPLALYYFSNDKEKQERVIKEISFGGGCINDTIVHLATPYLPFGGVGNSGMGSYHGKASFDTFSHKKSVLKKSNLIDIPLRYPPYKGKINLLRKILK
- a CDS encoding methyl-accepting chemotaxis protein, coding for MKNLKLKTKLILVIITLVFLSSAASGLISYFNQKDVILHELEDTSSNLSKILSNQIETFLYEKIKLLESISNLEGITSLDRDSQTKILKSIQAKQKDLSLLFVTNLKGYQIARSDGKTIYSDLSKRQYIKDVKEKKKTVISNVLISSITGKPSIVIATPIFDSNNNITAILGAFVDLSSIEKFRKEITIGKTGFGFVVDSEGKILAHPNKNIVEERKSYSDIAPVKEVLKNKIGTTTYKIDGIKYYGSYRPVPILNGGVIVQQPYKEAFAPLNNVRLFTFITTIIIILAASAIGYVFSLSITKPIAKLVFFANRLSEGDLTQNIDIKSKDEIGKLAFAFKEMNNNLKNLLNNINIASEKVNKAALDLSESSSQVSEISDQIAVAIDELASGSSEQATSIENTSNSVNEIVKSIETISDKSIESAKLSNESKLLADRGIEIINNQNSKLKQSAESIRNVSNSIENLNKKSEKISQITNLISSISEQTNLLALNASIEAARAGEAGRGFSVVADEIRKLAEQSQDSVEQINSILTDMINDIKNVVSVTRDTLEIFKEQESLSQNTTDAFYQISDSINRILNQVNDIAEAIEKVKDETNNMVDEIQSISAVSEESAASAEEVAASTQEQSASVQQISAAAQELAELSLNLEEEVRKFKF